A stretch of the Meles meles chromosome 19, mMelMel3.1 paternal haplotype, whole genome shotgun sequence genome encodes the following:
- the DPEP1 gene encoding dipeptidase 1: MRTVWWLWPLVALCSGDQFRDEAEKILRTTPVIDGHNDLPWQLLTMFNNQLQDKAANLTSLAQTHTNIPKLRAGFVGAQFWSAYTPCDTQNKDAVRTTLEQIDVVHRMCHMYPETFVCVTNSTGIRQAFQEGRVASLIGVEGGHSIDSSLGVLRALYHLGMRYLTLTHSCNTPWADNWLVDTGEDQAQSQGLSDFGQSVVREMNRLGVIVDLAHVSVATMKAALRLSKAPIIFSHSSAYSLCRHRRNVPDDVLQLVNQTGSLVMVNFYNDYVSCQKEATLSQVADHLDHIKNVAGAGAVGFGGDYDGVSRLPLGLEDVSKYPDLVAELLRRQWTEAEVRGALANNLLRVFEAVEQVSDHARTPEEVPIPLGELQGSCRTTYGYSEAPSFHRPPGALLASLSTVLLGLCLL; encoded by the exons ATGCGGACGGTCTGGTGGCTCTGGCCCCTCGTGGCCCTCTGCTCCGGAGACCAGTTCCGGGATGAGGCTGAGAAGATCCTGCGGACCACACCTGTCATCGACGG GCACAACGACCTTCCGTGGCAGCTGCTAACCATGTTCAACAACCAGCTGCAGGACAAGGCGGCCAACCTGACGAGCCTCGCCCAGACCCACACCAACATCCCTAAGCTCAGGGCTGGTTTTGTGGGGGCCCAG TTCTGGTCTGCATACACCCCCTGCGACACCCAGAACAAGGACGCCGTGAGGACGACCCTGGAGCAGATTGACGTCGTTCACCGCATGTGCCACATGTACCCCGAGACCTTTGTGTGCGTCACCAACAGCACAG GCATCCGGCAGGCCTTCCAGGAGGGGAGGGTGGCCAGTCTCATCGGCGTGGAGGGTGGCCACTCCATCGACAGCAGCCTGGGCGTCCTGCGGGCTCTCTACCACCTGGGCATGCGCTACCTGACCCTCACCCACAGCTGCAACACGCCCTG GGCTGACAACTGGCTGGTGGACACCGGAGAGGACCAGGCCCAGAGCCAAGGCCTGTCCGACTTTGGCCAG AGCGTGGTGAGGGAGATGAACCGACTGGGCGTCATCGTTGACCTGGCCCACGTGTCCGTGGCCACCATGAAGGCTGCCCTACGTCTGTCCAAGGCTCCCATCATCTTCAGCCACTCCTCAGCCTACAGCCTGTGCAGACACCGGCGCAATGTGCCCGATGACGTGCTCCAGCTGGTG AACCAGACAGGCAGCCTAGTGATGGTGAATTTCTACAACGACTATGTCTCCTGCCAAAAGGAGGCCACCCTGTCCCAGGTAGCAG ACCATCTGGACCACATCAAGAACGTGGCAGGAGCCGGAGCCGTGGGCTTTGGTGGGGACTATGACGGTGTTTCAAG GCTCCCCTTGGGGCTTGAGGACGTGTCCAAGTACCCAGACCTGGTGGCCGAGCTGCTCAGGAGGCAGtggacagaggcagaggtcagGGGCGCGCTGGCCAACAACCTGCTCAGGGTCTTTGAGGCCGTGGAACAG GTGAGCGACCACGCGCGAACCCCCGAGGAGGTGCCCATCCCCCTGGGCGAGCTGCAGGGCTCCTGCAGGACGACGTACGGCTACTCAGAGGCTCCCAGCTTCCACCGCCCGCCGGGGGCCCTGCTGGCCTCCCTCAGCACCGTCCTCCTTGGCCTGTGTCTTCTGTGA
- the LOC123931185 gene encoding translation initiation factor IF-2-like yields MTGRGADVSLLTLLAQAPPTATCRPPRPPPQEGGQSGCACLSECGEAGVQARRQGPTQAVNCSPGRSPCPHQNRPSVVAGRHLGSCEKSQDTEARRSVSASAGAAPHRNVRPVSAGDLGPSGNSDPENTYHQGLTLSGDSCVGGTGMSPPGGAGEPASTPKEVGGGGGCRGCPRGLSRLRLQPEEGERPASRRPGAGCGG; encoded by the exons ATGACGGGCAGAGGGGCAGACGTGTCGCTCCTCACTCTCCTGGCCCAGGCCCCACCCACCGCCACCTGCCGCCCTCCCAGGCCGCCTCCCCAGGAAGGGGGACAAAGCggctgcgcctgcctctctgaatgTGGGGAAGCAGGAGTGCAGGCCCGAAGGCAGGGTCCCACACAGGCCGTTAACTGCTCCCCCGGGAGGAGCCCGTGTCCCCACCAGAACCGTCCCAGTGTTGTGGCAGGGAGACACCTGGGCAG CTGTGAAAAGTCCCAGGACACAGAGGCCCGCAGGAGTGTCTCCGCCTCAGCGGGCGCAGCACCGCACCGGAATGTCCGCCCAGTGAGTGCCGGCGACCTGGGACCCAGCGGCAACAGTGACCCTGAGAACACCTACCACCAGGGACTCACGCTCAGTGGGGACAGCTGTGTTGGGGGCACCGGAATGTCACCGCCTGGAGGGGCCGGAGAGCCGGCGAGCACCCCgaaggaggtggggggcgggggcgggtgcAGAGGCTGTCCGCGGGGGCTCTCCAGGCTCAGGCTGCAGCCAGAAGAGGGGGAGCGACCCGCGTCCAGGAGGCCAGGAGCCGGGTGCGGGGGATGA